One stretch of Burkholderia oklahomensis C6786 DNA includes these proteins:
- a CDS encoding porin — translation MNKKLLTTAILAATASAAHAQSSVTLYGLIDAGVSYVNHSKSASGSSKLFKYDDGVAQGSRWGLRGAEDLGGGLKAIFVLENGFNSGNGTIGQGGAIFGRQAYVGLSHKDAGTLTFGRQYSFSTDILGSNYSTGGNTVAGNYAYHVNDIDQLTSSRINNAVKFQSANYSGFTFGALYGFSNSTSFAGAPATTTGTTTTPGSSRAYSFGLNYANGPIGLGAAYTDIRYPGQSTPAFSTNIANLTINNVRDLRSFGVGGRYIWGPATLWALWTNTRLEPVTGGSTTYNAYEAGGKYAFTTALSAGVGYTYSRVSGASSGHWNQVNGALDYALSKRTDVYLLAIYQEASGNNLQAQIGSSTSYFNTSGTGSKNQFAARVGIRHKF, via the coding sequence TTGAACAAGAAACTGTTGACCACCGCTATCCTCGCCGCAACCGCGAGCGCTGCTCATGCACAAAGCAGCGTCACGTTGTACGGCCTCATCGACGCCGGCGTCAGCTATGTGAACCATAGCAAGAGCGCCAGCGGCAGCAGCAAGCTCTTCAAGTACGACGACGGCGTGGCCCAGGGCAGCCGTTGGGGCCTGCGCGGCGCCGAAGACCTCGGCGGCGGCCTGAAGGCGATCTTCGTGCTCGAAAACGGCTTCAACAGCGGCAACGGCACGATCGGCCAGGGCGGCGCGATCTTCGGCCGCCAGGCTTATGTCGGCCTGTCGCACAAGGACGCCGGCACGCTGACGTTCGGCCGTCAATACTCGTTCTCGACCGACATCCTCGGCTCGAACTACTCGACGGGCGGCAACACGGTCGCGGGCAACTACGCGTACCACGTGAACGACATCGACCAGCTCACGTCGAGCCGCATCAACAACGCGGTGAAGTTCCAGAGCGCGAACTACTCGGGCTTCACGTTCGGCGCGTTGTACGGCTTCTCGAACTCGACGTCGTTCGCGGGCGCACCGGCGACGACGACGGGCACGACGACGACGCCCGGCTCGTCGCGCGCGTACAGCTTCGGCCTGAACTACGCGAACGGCCCGATCGGCCTCGGCGCCGCGTACACCGACATCCGCTATCCGGGCCAGTCGACGCCGGCGTTCTCGACCAACATCGCGAACCTGACGATCAACAACGTCCGCGACCTGCGCAGCTTCGGCGTCGGCGGCCGCTACATCTGGGGCCCGGCGACCCTCTGGGCGCTGTGGACGAACACGCGCCTCGAGCCGGTCACGGGCGGCAGCACGACGTACAACGCGTACGAAGCGGGCGGCAAGTACGCGTTCACGACGGCGCTGTCGGCGGGCGTCGGCTACACGTACTCGCGCGTGTCGGGTGCGAGCTCGGGCCACTGGAACCAGGTGAACGGCGCGCTCGACTACGCGCTCAGCAAGCGCACCGACGTGTACCTGCTCGCGATCTATCAGGAAGCGTCGGGCAACAACCTGCAGGCGCAGATCGGTTCGAGCACGAGCTACTTCAACACGTCGGGCACGGGTTCGAAGAACCAGTTCGCCGCGCGCGTCGGTATCCGCCACAAGTTCTGA